From a region of the Methylocystis hirsuta genome:
- the coaBC gene encoding bifunctional phosphopantothenoylcysteine decarboxylase/phosphopantothenate--cysteine ligase CoaBC, with translation MAGVGCARSLEAKRVLLIVGGGIAAYKSLDLVRRLRERGARVRVVMTAAAKEFVTPLAFVSLASEKVYDDLFSATDEQEMGHIQLSRDADLLVVAPATAHLLARAARGLCDDLATTLLLATDKRVLYAPAMNVRMWLHPATQRNVSTLHGDGAWFVGPNVGDMACGEYGPGRMSEPLEIVQAIETALKQDTRLPAPEGLLTRGGALEGLHVVVTSGPTHEPIDPVRYIANRSSGRQGHAIAAAAARAGARVTLISGPVALSDPPGCETIHIESARDMLAAVEAALPADIFVAAAAVADWRAEPAVDKIKKGVRGAPSLSLVENPDILASVSRGPNRPRLVVGFAAETRDLIRNAQEKLDRKGCDLIVANDVSEGTGVFGGATNQAHLVSRGGVEDWPRLRKEDLAERLVARLAQLIGGEAP, from the coding sequence GTGGCGGGCGTGGGTTGTGCGCGAAGCCTCGAGGCTAAGCGCGTCTTGCTGATCGTGGGCGGGGGGATCGCCGCGTATAAATCGCTCGATCTCGTGCGGCGCCTGCGCGAGCGCGGCGCGCGGGTGCGCGTCGTCATGACGGCGGCGGCCAAGGAGTTCGTGACGCCGCTCGCCTTCGTCAGCCTGGCGAGTGAAAAAGTCTACGACGATCTCTTCTCCGCAACCGACGAACAAGAGATGGGCCATATTCAGCTGTCACGCGACGCCGATCTTCTCGTTGTCGCTCCCGCGACGGCGCATCTTCTCGCGCGCGCGGCGCGCGGTCTCTGCGACGATCTTGCGACCACCCTGCTGCTCGCGACCGACAAGCGCGTTCTTTATGCGCCGGCGATGAATGTACGCATGTGGCTTCACCCCGCAACCCAGCGTAACGTCTCGACGCTGCACGGCGACGGCGCTTGGTTTGTCGGCCCAAACGTCGGCGACATGGCCTGCGGCGAATATGGACCCGGGCGCATGAGCGAGCCGCTGGAGATCGTCCAAGCGATCGAGACCGCGCTGAAGCAGGACACCCGGTTGCCCGCGCCCGAAGGCCTTCTGACGCGCGGCGGCGCGCTCGAAGGGCTGCATGTCGTCGTCACCTCCGGGCCCACCCATGAGCCGATCGATCCGGTTCGCTACATCGCCAATCGTTCCTCAGGGCGGCAGGGGCACGCCATTGCGGCGGCGGCGGCGCGCGCAGGGGCGCGTGTGACGTTGATCTCGGGGCCGGTCGCCCTCTCAGATCCGCCCGGCTGCGAGACCATACATATAGAGAGCGCGCGAGACATGCTGGCCGCCGTGGAGGCCGCGCTTCCGGCGGATATATTCGTCGCCGCAGCGGCTGTCGCCGATTGGCGCGCGGAGCCGGCGGTCGACAAGATCAAGAAAGGCGTGCGCGGCGCGCCAAGCCTGTCGCTTGTCGAAAATCCCGACATTCTTGCGAGCGTCTCACGCGGACCGAACCGTCCGCGCCTGGTCGTCGGCTTTGCTGCGGAAACGCGCGACCTTATCCGCAACGCGCAGGAAAAGCTCGACCGAAAAGGATGTGATCTCATCGTCGCCAACGACGTCAGCGAGGGGACCGGCGTATTTGGCGGGGCCACGAACCAGGCCCATCTCGTCTCGCGAGGGGGCGTCGAAGACTGGCCGCGGCTTCGCAAGGAAGACCTCGCCGAGCGGCTCGTGGCGCGCCTCGCGCAGTTGATCGGCGGCGAAGCGCCATGA
- the recF gene encoding DNA replication/repair protein RecF (All proteins in this family for which functions are known are DNA-binding proteins that assist the filamentation of RecA onto DNA for the initiation of recombination or recombinational repair.) — protein MMTLTIKSAPRVRRLTLSDFRSYAALDCRFEWTIIALIGENGAGKTNLLEALSLFSPGRGLRRAELAECARRGGAGGFAVSIEVEADGATAQLGHGLTADGERVFRINRAPAASARAFADHVRVLWLTPAMDGLFSGPAGERRRFLDRLALGVDAEHGARANRLERALRNRNRLLEEGVADRRWLDAAEQEIAALGVAVAAARRETVSRLVALIAAGRDDASPFPWADVTIEGELERRLALDPALAVEEWYRRELAASRRRDAAAGRTLIGPQASDLAVRHGPKNEAARACSTGEQKALLMGLTLAHAKLIGAMTGQAPLLLLDEIAAHFDVKRREALFQELETLGGQIWMTGADPLLFASLQGRAQIMRVTPGKVERLQATA, from the coding sequence ATGATGACCCTTACAATAAAAAGCGCGCCGCGCGTGCGCCGCCTGACGCTCAGCGATTTCCGCTCCTATGCGGCGCTCGATTGCCGCTTCGAGTGGACAATCATTGCGCTTATTGGCGAGAATGGCGCGGGCAAGACCAATCTGCTCGAAGCGCTGTCGCTGTTCTCGCCTGGCCGCGGCCTGCGCCGCGCGGAACTCGCCGAATGCGCGAGACGCGGCGGCGCCGGCGGTTTCGCTGTCTCGATCGAGGTCGAAGCCGATGGCGCGACGGCGCAGCTCGGCCACGGTCTCACGGCTGACGGTGAGCGAGTCTTTCGAATCAATCGCGCGCCGGCTGCCTCCGCGCGGGCCTTCGCCGATCATGTGCGGGTGCTCTGGCTCACGCCGGCGATGGATGGGCTTTTTTCAGGCCCAGCGGGTGAACGACGGCGCTTTTTGGATCGGCTGGCGCTCGGCGTCGACGCCGAGCACGGCGCGCGCGCCAACCGGCTGGAGCGGGCGCTGCGCAACCGAAACCGGCTTCTCGAAGAAGGCGTCGCCGACCGGCGCTGGCTCGACGCCGCCGAGCAGGAGATCGCCGCGCTCGGCGTCGCCGTGGCCGCCGCGCGGCGCGAGACTGTTTCGCGGCTCGTTGCGCTGATCGCCGCCGGACGCGACGACGCCTCGCCTTTTCCTTGGGCGGACGTGACGATCGAGGGCGAGCTGGAGCGGCGGCTGGCGCTCGATCCGGCGCTCGCGGTGGAGGAGTGGTATCGTCGCGAACTTGCCGCGTCACGACGCCGCGACGCCGCCGCCGGGCGCACGCTGATCGGTCCGCAGGCGAGTGATCTCGCCGTGCGTCACGGTCCGAAGAACGAGGCGGCTCGCGCCTGTTCGACCGGCGAACAGAAAGCCCTGTTGATGGGGCTGACCCTGGCGCATGCGAAGCTGATCGGCGCCATGACAGGACAGGCGCCGCTTCTTCTTCTCGACGAGATCGCCGCGCATTTCGACGTGAAGCGCCGCGAGGCCTTGTTTCAGGAGCTTGAAACGCTCGGCGGGCAGATATGGATGACGGGCGCGGACCCGCTGCTGTTTGCGTCATTGCAGGGACGCGCGCAGATCATGCGGGTAACGCCCGGGAAAGTGGAGCGGCTCCAGGCGACGGCCTAG
- the recQ gene encoding DNA helicase RecQ, with amino-acid sequence MVLLPPQARVLLKSVFGYDDFRPGQAEIIAAVLHGGPVLAVMPTGSGKSMCYQLPAIMEGALTVVVSPLIALMRDQVQQMRALGIAAATLNSMNGAEENDEARRAMRDGALRLLYVSPERLMMDGLIADVRRAGARRLAIDEAHCVSEWGHDFRPEYREIGRAAEALGDIQAIGLTATADAATREDIARRLFSSPPQLFLHSFDRPNIALNFALKDQPKRQLSHFLEKHKSESGIVYCSSRKRTEDLAYYFQEQGYDALAYHAGMDQAARNRNGDRFLREDAVIAVATIAFGMGVNKPDVRFVAHADMPSSVESYYQEIGRAGRDGLPADTLTLYSLDDMAFLRRRIDEKDVSEERRRIEHDRFSALAMLCETPRCRRQTLLAYFAEEAAPCGCCDVCQGKVAVFDGVIPTQKALSAIYRTGQRFGAGHIADVLRGEATDAVRRHGHDAIKTFGVGKEFSKSQWSSIMRQLFAAGALRTASAEHSPSRDGRSYGRPMGGFALTAKGEKILFGRETIMLRGDPLTRSERRKKAAAGLDETTDRILAALKRKRRELAQEEGVPAYVVFADRTLIDMAEKRPATLDDMLAVHGVGERKVARYGDAFLEALAEALR; translated from the coding sequence ATGGTCCTCCTTCCCCCGCAGGCGCGCGTCCTGCTCAAATCGGTTTTCGGCTATGACGACTTCCGCCCCGGTCAGGCCGAGATCATCGCCGCCGTGCTGCATGGCGGGCCGGTGCTCGCGGTCATGCCGACCGGCAGCGGCAAATCGATGTGCTATCAGCTCCCCGCGATCATGGAAGGCGCGCTCACGGTGGTCGTCTCGCCGCTCATCGCGCTGATGCGCGATCAGGTGCAGCAGATGCGGGCGCTCGGCATTGCGGCGGCGACGCTCAACTCCATGAACGGCGCGGAAGAGAATGACGAAGCCCGCCGCGCGATGCGAGACGGCGCGCTGCGGCTGCTCTATGTCTCGCCCGAGCGCCTGATGATGGACGGACTCATCGCCGATGTGCGCCGCGCCGGGGCGCGACGCCTCGCCATCGACGAAGCCCATTGCGTTTCGGAATGGGGCCATGATTTCCGTCCCGAATATCGCGAGATCGGTCGCGCCGCCGAAGCGCTCGGCGACATCCAGGCGATCGGCCTCACCGCCACGGCCGACGCCGCGACGCGCGAGGACATCGCCAGGAGACTTTTTTCCTCGCCGCCACAGCTCTTCCTGCACAGTTTCGATCGGCCCAACATAGCGCTTAATTTCGCTCTGAAGGATCAGCCGAAACGCCAGCTCTCGCACTTTCTCGAAAAACACAAAAGCGAAAGCGGCATCGTCTATTGCTCGTCGCGCAAGCGCACCGAAGACCTTGCGTATTACTTTCAGGAGCAAGGTTACGACGCGCTGGCCTATCATGCGGGGATGGATCAGGCGGCGCGCAATCGCAATGGCGACCGTTTCCTGCGTGAAGACGCCGTCATCGCCGTCGCGACCATCGCCTTCGGGATGGGCGTCAACAAGCCGGATGTGCGCTTCGTCGCGCATGCCGATATGCCGTCGTCCGTTGAGAGCTATTATCAGGAGATCGGGCGCGCGGGCCGCGACGGGCTGCCGGCCGATACGCTGACGCTCTACTCGCTTGACGACATGGCCTTCCTCCGCCGGCGCATCGACGAAAAGGACGTGAGCGAGGAGCGCCGCCGCATCGAGCACGACCGCTTCTCCGCGCTGGCCATGCTGTGCGAGACGCCGCGCTGCCGGCGCCAGACGCTGCTCGCCTATTTCGCGGAAGAAGCCGCGCCTTGCGGATGCTGCGACGTGTGCCAGGGCAAGGTCGCGGTTTTCGACGGCGTCATCCCGACGCAAAAGGCGCTCTCCGCCATCTATCGCACCGGTCAGCGCTTCGGCGCCGGACATATCGCAGACGTGTTGAGAGGCGAAGCGACCGACGCCGTGCGCCGGCATGGGCATGACGCGATCAAGACTTTCGGCGTCGGAAAGGAATTTTCCAAATCGCAGTGGTCGTCGATCATGCGTCAGCTCTTCGCCGCCGGCGCGCTGCGAACCGCAAGCGCGGAACATAGCCCGTCGAGAGACGGGCGTTCTTACGGACGCCCTATGGGTGGTTTCGCGCTGACGGCGAAAGGCGAGAAGATTCTCTTCGGCCGCGAGACGATCATGCTGCGCGGCGATCCGCTGACGCGCAGCGAGCGCCGCAAAAAAGCCGCCGCCGGCCTCGACGAGACGACGGATCGCATTCTCGCGGCCCTCAAGCGCAAGCGGCGCGAACTTGCGCAGGAGGAAGGCGTGCCGGCCTATGTCGTCTTCGCCGATCGCACGCTGATCGACATGGCCGAAAAGCGGCCGGCGACGCTCGACGACATGCTCGCGGTGCACGGCGTCGGCGAGAGGAAAGTCGCGCGTTACGGCGACGCATTTCTCGAAGCCTTGGCGGAGGCGCTGCGTTAG
- a CDS encoding type II toxin-antitoxin system RelE/ParE family toxin: MKGFIQRSARDDIIRQYLYFLEVESPDLADRFLLAVNQAADKIAGAPLAGSPRHFANPALAGLRMWRIEGFDQIRVYYVVRNDVFTIIRILHNRRDLGAIFEDQDLDEPEME; this comes from the coding sequence ATGAAGGGGTTCATTCAGCGGTCGGCGCGCGACGATATTATCCGGCAATATTTGTATTTTCTCGAAGTCGAGTCCCCCGATCTCGCAGATCGTTTTCTTCTCGCTGTGAATCAAGCGGCCGACAAGATTGCTGGCGCTCCTCTTGCCGGTTCGCCGAGGCATTTTGCAAATCCTGCGCTCGCCGGCCTGCGCATGTGGAGAATTGAAGGATTTGATCAGATTCGTGTTTATTATGTCGTGCGAAACGACGTTTTCACAATCATCCGCATTTTGCACAATCGAAGAGACCTTGGCGCGATTTTCGAAGATCAAGATTTGGACGAGCCGGAAATGGAGTGA
- a CDS encoding (2Fe-2S) ferredoxin domain-containing protein translates to MNAVPVRLLVCVGPRCDAEGKGRTLLASVETFFAQAFSQELASGRLAIVTRDCLRLCTRDPVVRFEPSGDALSNPSLEDLLRLTRAALAEQVVSPSRRYD, encoded by the coding sequence GTGAACGCCGTCCCCGTTCGTCTTCTCGTCTGCGTCGGCCCGCGCTGCGACGCCGAAGGGAAAGGCCGCACGCTGCTCGCGTCGGTCGAGACGTTCTTCGCGCAGGCCTTTTCGCAGGAGCTGGCTTCCGGCCGTCTCGCCATCGTGACGCGCGACTGTCTGCGGCTCTGCACGCGCGATCCCGTCGTGCGTTTCGAACCGTCGGGCGACGCCCTGTCCAATCCCTCGCTCGAGGACCTCTTGCGCCTCACCCGCGCCGCCCTTGCCGAGCAAGTTGTCTCGCCATCGCGACGGTATGATTAA
- a CDS encoding ribbon-helix-helix domain-containing protein encodes MATVTISLPESLKKFVEDQLADKGYGNVSEYFRSLLREAQAKERDARLETLLLEGLASGEGVPLTKEFWARLRSDAVASAKARAGQKKKA; translated from the coding sequence ATGGCGACGGTGACGATTTCGCTTCCAGAGTCGCTCAAGAAATTCGTCGAAGATCAACTGGCCGACAAGGGCTATGGAAACGTGAGCGAATATTTTCGCAGCCTGCTGCGCGAGGCGCAAGCAAAGGAACGCGACGCGCGGCTTGAGACGCTGTTGCTCGAAGGATTGGCGAGCGGCGAGGGCGTTCCATTGACGAAGGAGTTCTGGGCGCGATTGCGGAGCGACGCCGTCGCTTCGGCCAAGGCCCGCGCGGGCCAAAAGAAGAAAGCATGA
- the gyrB gene encoding DNA topoisomerase (ATP-hydrolyzing) subunit B, producing the protein MSEETERNDPAEYGAGSIRVLRGLDAVRKRPGMYIGDTDDGTGLHHMVYEVVDNAIDEALAGHATHVDVTLNADGSCTVFDNGRGIPTDIHHEEGVSAAEVIMTQLHAGGKFDQNSYKVSGGLHGVGVSVVNALSVWLKLRVWRDGKEHAIEFANGDAVAPLVVVGDAPIVDGAPKRGTEVTFLPSPATFTMTEFDYATIEHRLRELAFLNSGVRIVLTDARHAEVKREELYYEGGLEAFVRYLDRAKTPLVSAPILIHGQRDQINVEVALWWNDSYHENVLAFTNNIPQRDGGAHLAGFRGGLTRQITGYAESSGLAKREKVDLTGDDCREGLTCVLSVKVPDPKFSSQTKDKLVSSEVRPAVENIVNELLGQWLEEHPAEAKTVVSKVCEAAAAREAARKARELTRRKGALDVANLPGKLADCQERDPAKAELFIVEGDSAGGTAKQGRNREFQAVLPLRGKILNVERARFDKMLSSEQIGTLITALGTGIGRDEFNVDKLRYHKVIIMTDADVDGAHIRTLILTFFYRQMPELIERGHIFIAQAPLYKVMRGKSTQYLKDERALEDYLIESLLDGAVLRTGSEDRAGADLRQTLEDTRAFRNVMLSLHSRYDRAVVEQAAMAGDLTPLTDEAEAKRYADDISRRLDAISEETERGWSGEVREAGQSLEYVFKRTLRGVTQAVTLDASLLNSSEARKLHERAESLREIFAGPATLVRRGDEAPLSGPLALYDAMNSIGRKGLTIQRYKGLGEMNAEQLWETTLDRDARSLLQVKVKEAVEADDIFVKLMGDVVEPRREFIQENALSVANLDV; encoded by the coding sequence ATGAGCGAAGAAACCGAACGGAACGACCCGGCGGAATATGGCGCAGGGTCCATCAGGGTGCTGCGTGGCCTCGACGCCGTGCGTAAGCGTCCCGGCATGTATATCGGCGACACGGACGATGGCACCGGCCTCCACCACATGGTTTACGAGGTCGTCGACAACGCTATCGACGAGGCGCTCGCCGGCCATGCCACCCATGTCGACGTGACGCTCAACGCAGACGGCTCTTGCACGGTCTTCGATAATGGCCGCGGCATTCCAACCGACATCCATCACGAGGAAGGCGTCTCAGCGGCCGAAGTGATCATGACGCAGCTGCACGCCGGCGGAAAGTTCGACCAGAACTCCTACAAGGTTTCTGGCGGTCTGCACGGCGTCGGCGTCTCCGTGGTCAACGCCCTCTCCGTGTGGTTGAAACTGCGCGTCTGGCGCGACGGCAAGGAACACGCAATCGAGTTCGCCAATGGCGACGCGGTCGCGCCGCTCGTGGTCGTGGGCGACGCGCCGATTGTTGACGGCGCGCCCAAGCGCGGCACCGAAGTGACGTTCCTGCCCTCCCCCGCGACCTTCACGATGACCGAGTTCGACTATGCGACGATCGAGCATCGGCTTCGCGAACTCGCCTTTTTGAATTCCGGCGTGCGCATCGTTTTGACCGACGCGCGACACGCCGAGGTCAAGCGCGAAGAGCTTTATTACGAGGGCGGACTCGAGGCTTTCGTGCGCTATCTCGACCGCGCGAAGACGCCGCTCGTCTCGGCGCCGATCCTCATTCACGGCCAGCGCGACCAAATCAACGTCGAAGTCGCGCTGTGGTGGAACGACAGCTACCACGAAAATGTGCTGGCCTTCACCAACAACATTCCGCAGCGCGACGGCGGCGCGCATCTCGCTGGATTTCGCGGCGGACTGACGCGCCAGATCACCGGCTACGCCGAATCCTCCGGCCTCGCCAAGCGCGAGAAAGTCGATCTCACCGGCGATGACTGCCGCGAGGGACTGACCTGCGTTCTGTCGGTGAAAGTGCCAGACCCGAAATTCTCATCGCAGACGAAGGACAAGCTCGTCTCCTCGGAAGTGCGTCCGGCCGTCGAGAATATCGTCAACGAATTGCTCGGCCAGTGGCTGGAGGAGCATCCGGCCGAAGCCAAGACCGTCGTTTCCAAAGTGTGCGAAGCGGCGGCGGCGCGCGAAGCGGCGCGCAAGGCGCGCGAGCTGACGCGCCGCAAGGGCGCGCTCGACGTCGCCAATCTTCCGGGCAAGCTTGCCGACTGCCAGGAGCGCGATCCGGCCAAGGCCGAACTGTTCATCGTCGAGGGCGACTCCGCCGGCGGCACGGCCAAGCAGGGCCGCAATCGGGAATTCCAGGCGGTGCTGCCGCTGCGCGGCAAGATCCTGAATGTCGAGCGCGCGCGTTTCGACAAGATGCTGTCGTCCGAACAGATCGGCACGCTGATCACAGCGCTCGGCACGGGCATCGGCCGCGACGAGTTCAACGTCGACAAGCTGCGCTATCACAAGGTCATCATCATGACGGACGCCGACGTCGACGGCGCCCATATTCGCACGCTGATCCTGACGTTCTTCTATCGGCAGATGCCCGAGCTGATCGAGCGCGGACATATCTTCATCGCCCAGGCGCCGCTCTACAAGGTGATGCGCGGCAAGTCGACGCAATATCTGAAAGACGAACGCGCGCTCGAAGATTATCTGATCGAAAGTCTGCTCGACGGCGCCGTGCTGCGCACCGGCTCGGAGGATCGCGCCGGCGCCGACCTGCGCCAAACGCTTGAAGATACGCGCGCGTTTCGCAATGTGATGCTGAGCCTGCATTCGCGCTATGACCGCGCTGTCGTCGAACAGGCGGCGATGGCCGGCGATCTGACGCCGCTGACGGATGAAGCGGAGGCGAAGCGTTACGCCGACGACATCTCGCGACGCCTCGATGCGATTTCGGAGGAGACCGAGCGCGGCTGGTCGGGCGAGGTTCGCGAGGCCGGTCAGAGTCTCGAATATGTCTTCAAGCGCACGCTGCGCGGCGTGACGCAGGCGGTGACGCTCGACGCTTCGCTGTTAAATTCCAGTGAGGCGCGCAAGCTGCATGAGCGCGCCGAGAGCCTGCGCGAAATCTTCGCCGGTCCGGCGACTCTGGTCCGGCGCGGCGACGAGGCCCCGCTCTCCGGTCCGCTCGCGCTTTACGACGCAATGAACTCGATCGGCCGCAAGGGCCTGACGATTCAGCGCTACAAGGGTCTCGGCGAGATGAACGCCGAACAGCTCTGGGAGACGACTCTCGACCGCGACGCGCGCTCGCTCCTGCAGGTGAAGGTGAAGGAAGCGGTGGAGGCCGACGACATTTTCGTCAAGCTGATGGGCGACGTGGTGGAGCCGAGGCGCGAATTCATTCAGGAGAACGCGCTGAGCGTGGCGAATTTGGATGTATAG
- a CDS encoding DUF3124 domain-containing protein — translation MPLSLAPRVLALALVVSAFVTECAARSPPPSAQPVIVSPDATTAAPAEKLALRGRTLIPLHSTLIGQGGVTRLNFSGALSIHNASATNILAIEKIEYRNGSGQLIESYLNDPIYLKPYASLQVTIAQDDVRGGTGASFTVDWSTAQGSDEPLIEAVMTSYTGPHSYAILSPGRRVSRPQ, via the coding sequence ATGCCGCTTAGCCTCGCCCCGCGGGTTCTTGCGCTCGCTCTCGTCGTGAGCGCCTTTGTCACGGAGTGCGCGGCTCGGTCGCCGCCGCCGTCGGCTCAGCCCGTCATCGTCAGCCCCGACGCCACGACAGCCGCTCCGGCGGAGAAACTCGCGCTTCGCGGGCGCACGCTCATTCCGCTGCATTCGACGCTCATCGGGCAAGGCGGCGTGACGCGGCTGAACTTCTCCGGCGCGCTCTCGATCCACAACGCCTCGGCGACGAATATTCTGGCGATCGAAAAGATCGAATACCGCAACGGCTCGGGTCAACTGATCGAGAGCTACCTGAATGATCCCATCTATCTGAAGCCATACGCCTCATTGCAGGTCACCATCGCTCAAGACGACGTTCGCGGCGGAACCGGCGCCAGTTTCACGGTCGACTGGTCAACGGCGCAAGGATCGGACGAACCCTTGATCGAAGCCGTGATGACCTCCTACACGGGTCCCCACAGCTACGCCATCCTCTCGCCGGGCCGCCGCGTTTCCCGGCCACAATGA
- the glyA gene encoding serine hydroxymethyltransferase yields MAILHDHYFTAGLSSDPELASAIAGELRRQQDGIELIASENIVSRLVLEAQGSILTNKTVEGLPFARYYGGAQFADAIEALAVERAKKLFNCRFANVQPHSGSNANAGVFLGLLKLGDAILSMNVAAGGHISHGHPATLTGRDYRIISYGVSRESERIDLDEVRDLARRERPRMIIAGGSAYARAIDFASMRTIADDVGAYLVVDMAHFAGLVATGLYPDPLPHAHVVTTTTYKSLRGARGGMVLWNDEGLSGRINAGIFPGVQGSVLLHGVAGKAACLGEAMRPEFTAYNRAVIDNARALARALADAGLRIVAGGTDMGLMLVDLAARGLTGDVAAKALERAGLAVNKNVIPFDPRPPEAPSGLRLSSNAGTTRGFGAAEFEAIARWIDRVLKSPDDDALIDGVRKDVAALCAQHPIY; encoded by the coding sequence ATTGCGATCCTACACGATCACTATTTCACCGCCGGCCTCTCCTCCGATCCCGAACTCGCCTCGGCCATCGCCGGCGAGTTGCGGCGCCAGCAAGATGGCATCGAACTCATCGCCTCCGAAAACATCGTCTCGCGGCTCGTGCTGGAGGCGCAGGGCTCGATCCTCACCAACAAGACCGTCGAGGGCCTGCCCTTTGCGCGCTATTATGGCGGCGCGCAATTCGCCGACGCCATCGAGGCGCTCGCCGTCGAGCGCGCGAAGAAACTCTTCAACTGCCGCTTCGCCAATGTGCAGCCGCATTCGGGCTCCAACGCCAACGCGGGCGTCTTTCTGGGCCTTCTGAAACTCGGCGATGCGATCCTCTCGATGAATGTCGCCGCGGGCGGCCACATCAGCCATGGCCATCCGGCGACTCTGACCGGGCGCGACTATAGAATCATCTCCTATGGCGTCAGCCGCGAGTCCGAACGCATCGATCTTGACGAGGTGCGCGATCTCGCGCGGCGCGAAAGGCCGCGCATGATCATCGCCGGCGGCTCCGCCTATGCGCGGGCCATCGATTTCGCGTCGATGCGCACGATCGCCGATGACGTCGGCGCCTATCTCGTCGTCGACATGGCGCATTTCGCCGGCCTTGTCGCGACTGGCCTCTATCCCGATCCCCTGCCCCATGCGCATGTCGTGACGACGACGACCTACAAGTCGCTGCGCGGCGCGCGCGGCGGCATGGTTCTGTGGAACGACGAAGGACTGAGCGGCCGGATCAACGCCGGCATATTTCCGGGCGTGCAAGGCTCGGTGCTGCTGCATGGCGTCGCCGGCAAGGCGGCGTGCCTCGGCGAAGCCATGCGTCCGGAATTTACAGCCTACAACCGCGCGGTGATCGACAATGCGCGGGCGCTGGCGCGCGCTCTTGCAGACGCCGGCCTGCGCATCGTCGCCGGCGGCACCGATATGGGCCTGATGCTCGTCGATCTTGCCGCGCGCGGCCTCACCGGCGACGTCGCCGCCAAGGCGCTGGAGCGCGCCGGCCTCGCCGTCAACAAGAACGTGATCCCCTTCGATCCGCGTCCGCCCGAGGCGCCGTCGGGCCTACGCCTTTCGAGCAACGCCGGAACGACGCGCGGCTTCGGCGCCGCCGAGTTCGAAGCGATTGCGCGATGGATCGACCGGGTGCTGAAAAGTCCTGACGATGACGCATTGATCGACGGCGTCCGCAAAGACGTCGCGGCGCTCTGCGCGCAACACCCAATCTATTAA